TTACAACTTACAACAGAATATCGGAGAGGTACATGTCCACGTGACTTTAACACTGAACCTGCAGTTGGACGCTTGCTCTAGACATGCTAGGGATCAACTCCTCGTGCTTTCGATCACACGGTACCTCTGCATCGTTCACCAGATGAGACAAAACGATCTCTGCTTTGGTTCCTTCTTGCAGCTGCGATGACACACCAATATACGCAATGGTCAATTCAGTCATGCGTGACCAGCTCAACTCCAGTGTTCTGGTGTGGAATTTAGCATAAGGCATTTCAATGGTCAGATATGGCTGAACGTAATGAGCTAACTCCAAAGGAGATACGTTCATTTTTCTTCTTCAAAACAGGAAGTATCTGGAAGAGGAAGTCCACAGAGGAGAGCTGCTGGTCACACTGGGCTGGCGCGCACGTAGCAGCTTCGAAGAGGCTCTTCGCAGCCAGTACAACTTGCAGCATCTATATAAGGCAGCACCATCGGATCCTGATCTATCACCTTCAACAAGCTCATCTACCAACCCAGCAAACTAAAACCCCACTTCCCAAGCAAACAATTCCTAGACAAGACACTGCTCAAATGGCATCCCAGCTGGTCGAGAGCCACCGTGCCGGTGCCGAGGTCCACAAGGGGAACGATATCTGCAAGAAGAAGACGGTTGAGCTTCTCGAAGAGCTCGGCCTCCCAAAAGGCCTCTTTCCTATGGATGACATCGAGGAGGTCGGGCACAACTGTGAGACTGGGTTCGTCTGGATAgtccagaagaagaagaaagaacacaCATTCCGGAAGATCAACCAGACCGTCTCCTACGACACCGAGGTGACCGCTTTTGTGGAGAAGGGCAAGATCAAGGAGGTCACCGGGGTCAAGATCGAGGCGCTCTCTTTGGTCGAGGTCTCTGTGGATGAGTCTTCTGCTGATAAGGTCACTGTCAAGACCGACACCGGTCTGTCTGACACCCATGATGCGTCCGCGTTCGCGCTCTGGGAATAGGGAGCTACTAGCTAAAAAGACCAGAAGAATAAAGTCAGTGAATGGTTCGGCACTAAGTTCACGTGTTATGGAGAAGTATATGTTTCCGTTGTCTTTGTAATCTAATAAAAGGCTGCTACATGAATGTTGCTTCCTTTCAGCCCGTAAGCATTCGCCAAATGTAATGAATAACACTTATATCGCCTTCTATATCCCACTTCGACCACTCTCAACTTCCCACTGTTGTCCCTATCTTTGTGTGTGAGAGAATAAGGGCCTGATCAACAAATAATTAAGCAAGGCTTTGAAATACAACATGAACCATGACATGCACAGAAGAATTCTAATTTTGATTCTCGGTATCTGGATTTTCATGTTAATTTTAACATTTCATAATTGTAGATGTATGTTGTATCAGTGTCTCAAACAAACAAAGAGAGCGACAGCGAGGCTGGGATGgcaacattgtggaatagtttcctCTTTTGTTGATTTTATTGTTCTCGCTAAAATCAGATAATCGGAGATTATTTCCAGATTAAGGTTCAGATCGATGTGAAAAACATTTTTGGTTTTCTTAGGCACATATTTTTATGCGAAAACGACTTGTCTTGAATTTTTTGTTGTTGTACTAAAAGATTGCTGAGAAAATGCGAAGGAAAGAAAAACGGGACAAAAGCAGAAACTAGAGCAAACCTCAACTAGCCAAAACCTAAGAACTACCAAAAGTGAATGGGAAAACCAACACAGAGGAAAACTCCTACTGCCATGGTCAAGGCTGCATGATCATCAGATTATTTTCCCATTCTAAGTTCAGGTTGATGTGAAAACAAGTTCCCCAGGAACTTTTAATATTCCATCATTACATCTCTAAAGGCTTGGTTTCAGCCAACATAAAACGGGAAGAACTCACCGTCTACTCAGTTGAGAATGGGAAGCGCTAGAAATTAGTTAGTTTGAGGCTAAGTTTGTGATTGTTTGCTAAATTATCTTACAATTTGATGTGGAAAAAAGATATAAAAAGGCTAAGTTTGTGACTGCTAAAATATGGAATATATTTATTAATTTGGTAAGAAGAAATGGCTCTGAAATATGCAAAAGTAAGTTATTCCAAGCAGTTAAATAGGCAAAAGTAATTTGGTGAATGGAACTATCAAAATCCACAGCGACACCAGGCTACTCTGTTCTTTGATAGCATGAGATAATTTGACGGCTATTGGAAACGAAAGCAAGATGCAGGACAGGAACTTTGGGAGATGCTGAATATACCTGCATGATATAATCAGGCCTGTTAGACTGCTACATTGTATACTTTCTCAGTCCATGTGAAAACAAGCTCAGCGTTTGGTGGATTTCTCAATTTAAGTTACTTGCTACGAAGCAAAGCAGATCCTTATGCTTCACGAACCAGTGGAGATGCTCGTTCATCTTGGAACAGCGCACGAGTGCATTGAGAGGTGCTTTGTCTGCCAGCAATGGTACTAACCGAAGGTTGTGCACCACATCCTCGAATATCCAGTTCTGTCAATATGGCAAGTATATGTAATCGGCTGGCCATGAATGGTTCACTTTCTATGACCCCCATACTGTCAGATGATAAAGATGAAAGATCCATCTCCAACCTCTCCAGACACTCATCCATCCTTTTCAGCAGGTTCGTCGACATTTCGTGCAGTGCAACTCCCACACCCATGTGTTGGTACGCTTACACTCCCTGCTGTACACATTCTTTGACATCCAAAGGAGCACCTGCTGGCGCAAGACTTCAAAGAAGTTTGAGAGCTCGTCAAGGTCTGTCCTTGACACCATCATGGACTTGGACTCTGATCCAAGTCCATCCAGAACCAGTTCAACTATTTCTCTGGCAAACGGGAGGACCTGCTCGATCACCTTGGTAGGAGAATTGGAGGCAACGAGCCCTGAGAGTGGCAAGCAGAGTACCGATGCAAGTGTATGACGGCATGACTTGTAGAGGGAATCCTTATTGCCCGCGGTCAGAGAAAGCAAACGGCAGAATTCCAGCAGCACCGGCGCCGTGACGAGCCTTACATTGGGCGGTAAGGTCGCAGGGTCGGTGCTGAGAAAGCACCTGATGGCGCGCTCGGCGTAGAAGCGAGAGGAGGAGAAATCCGAGAGGTAGAGGTGAACCAGCGCGATGGCGGCGCCCGACTGGAGGAAGATGTCGAGGTGCTCCTCGGCGCCCTTGGCCCTGCGATCGCTCCGGTTCTGCTCGCTGCCGAGGTCGCACCAGACGATGTACTCCTTGACGAGGTCTTCCAGGGTGTTGGCGGTGCCGGCGGACCCggaggcggcgttggcggcgatgTGCGAGGCGAGCTGCCAGGCCTTGGGGTGCGGGGTGGAGCGGAGGCGCGCCGCGAGCTGGAGGGTGGAGTCGGGCGGGAGGCCGAGCGAGGCCACGGTGGCCTCCGGCTCGAGCTGGCGCCCCGCGTGGAGGAGGCGCAGGTCGCGGCCGTAGCCGCGGTCGGCGAGGTgggcgggcacggcggcggcggtgtcgTCCGCGGCCGCGTGCATCGGGATGGTCTTGGAATCGGTGGCGCGCACGAAGAAGTGGAGGCGGCGGGAGGGCGGCGCGTAGAAGGACGGCGACGCGCCCGCCGCGCCGGAGTGGGCCGTCGTCATGACGGGCGCCTTGGAGGAGGGCGGGAGGGCGGGCTTCGCGGCGGCGGGGGAATCGCGGAGGGGGCGAGGGTTTTGCCGCGGAAATTGGGGGACGACGCTGatggggagggaggaggagaggggctgCTCTGTTTTGCTCGTGGTCAAGACTCAAGACTCAAGACTCTCTCTGCCCCCGTTCTACTTTgagcattttctttttctttttctttttgcggggATTAATCCACACACTGATACGGAAGCCGAACATCTAAAGCTAGCCCCAAATGTTCGCAGACATTTCAAACGAAatttaacaaaaataaataaatttgatACAATTTTAAACAAATTGGACGATTTTTATTCAAACTTGGATAGTTTTTACATAAAACCGGGCGTTATTTGGTCCGGTGAACTAAAAAAATACCCTATATTTGACGGTGACCTCATACGCCATGTCGGGCAGATTGGCGGCACCTTCATCACTGTCGTCCTCAGAGTCGTCTGGCGCTCGCGGATGAACTTCTCCGTTTGCTCCTGCGTCGCACGCAGTGTGGCCGTGACCACCGCAGACGTGGGTGGGGGGAGAGACGGGCGGTTGCGGCGGCGGTGGTTTCGCGAAGAGACCACTCATGTACTTGCCCATCTACTCGTCGAGGCAGCGGAGACGACACTTGCTCCTCTCCACCGTGGTCTTTGAGATTTCGACTGGTCCATGACCCAGGCCGTTGCGAGCTCCGGGTCGTTGGAGATTTCCGGCGGTGGGACATCAGACACCGCGAACTCCACCTCGCGCGAGGCGTTGTGCCTACCCCGCAGCCGTCGCTCCCTGTCCGCGTACTCCTGTGCCATCATGGCGCTCCGGGAGGATGATTTGTCGCCATTGCTCCCTCCACGGCGGCCGTCGAGGTAGTGCAGTATCCGACCGCACACTTTCGCGGCGATCATGTGGGGCCGGCCACCACCGGCACGACTAGGAGGTGGCGAGAGcagctcctccttgacgcggctgggaggcggcggcgacaacTGCTCCTCCTTTCCCATGCGGCGTTCGTTCGGACGTCGCGGTTGCATGGGGAGAGCAGAGAGAGGAAGGAGGCTCCGACTTGGTGGCGCAGAGAAGCGTCTTTGGTGGCGCCACCCGACCAATGTCATGGAGGAGCGAGCGACGGAGCATCAGCTTCATCTGCTCCTCGTACTCGGTGTCCGTCACTGCATACACTGCGTTCTACAAGAGGACGGGCGTCTGCGGCGGCTGGTCCTCTTCGTCGCCAGAGAAGATGACAATCTCCTTCTTCGCGGAAGAGCTAGCCACCAAGGGCCAAGACTTGCCCGTCGCCGATGAAGAGGAAAGAGGCGGAGGTGCGCGAAGACTTGGCGCTAAGATGTGGAGTGAAGAGTGCGATGTGGATGGCCCCGACACCGTGCTTAAATTGCCATGGTCAGGCCAGGCGAACGGACTGTTAAGCCGCTTCAATGCGGCGTAGCGGGCTCAGTTGATTTCTCGGGACGAGTGTCCGCATTGAAGTGGCGTCACCCGAGAGGTCGCGTCGATCAGCGCCGCCCTGTCGTACGGTCACATCGTGTGGCATCAATGCCGGCGTGAATGCGACACGGAAAGCGACGTGCCCGTTGGAAAGAAAGCGCGCGCGAGGCGAGCGAGGTTTAGGGTGAACTAGAGTTGTCGTATGTGTGCGTGGTAGCGGTCCGGTCGCCGGCAAAGCCCCTTCCCCTCCCGGTTTACTTCCGATTTACGAGAAAAAAGCCGTCCGCGTCGGTCCGCGCATGAATGCAAGACTGCATTCGATGACAAAACACGTCAGTACCGCACGGTCCACGGATGAGGACGGTTTAAGAGTCAGCTTTGAATATGTCCTCGCGATCGCTTAtgccttttccttcttttttttttctcttcttGAGACTGCATTTTCCTCGGCCCGTTTTCGGGCTTCAATTATTTAAAGTTGTACATCAACCTACAACCTAGCCAGCATTCATCGTAAAATGTCATTTTACTCCCCTTTTGAATGCAAACATATGCAAGGTTTTCTTAGAATAGCATGACCTCATGAATAACTATGGTTTCATTTACTTTTAGGTGCTCGGACCGAATCCGTTGAGTCTCTTAAAAGTGTTCATAAGTTTAAGGAACACACATGTGGTTACAAAAGTGAGTGCATGTATGCGTTTGCGAGCGTCTAGCACGCCGATCGACCGAACGAATTTTTGGCCGGTCGCCGTGCGGCCCTCCTATTGAAGCCCACGGCACCGTTGGATTCCCCAATTCGTTTTCCTTCCTCGCGCGTGAAAAACATACTCAACTGGAGGCTAGTCACCGCGCGCCGCGTGCGCTTCCCCCTCCGTCGTGCGCTCCTAGTGAGGCGTGACAATCGTGTCCGTCGGCATCGTCATCCTCGGCTACTAGCCAGCGGTCGTGCTGCCCCTGGCCTGCCACCATTAGTTGCAGCTCGTGTCGAGGTTGGAAGCTTGCACAGGAGGCCATCATAGTGCACATCATCGCATTGATGTATCACCCTGACGCCCTCCGTTCGAGCAAGTGGGTGCGCTACTTCATTCTCACCATCGAAACACCGCACGTAGAGGTTGCAGCATTGGTAGCGCCGGGCATCGCAGCAAAAAACACCCTGGCCTTGTCTCTCGGGTCACCGCGTGTCCATGGCCATCACAGTAAAACAAAATGCTTGGCGTAGCTTTTGCAGGCTCCGGTTGCAGCCCACGGTTGCGCCACCCGTCATTGTCACAAAAACCGCATTCGTCGATTGAAGCCAAAAAAAACTATCAGTTCTAGCTTCGCCGGCAGCGGTCCAGCATCCCCATCATCGCTTGCAGCTCCTTTTCCCGCTGCTGGTTGAAGCTTTTCTGTCGCAGCTTGCACAAGCAAACCGCTGGTCGCAGCAACAAATCACACTGCCAGTTGAAGCTTTTCTGAAGCCGGTTGAAGATTTTCTGTCGCAGCTTGCACAAGCAAACCGTTGTTCGCAACAACAAATTGCTGTGTCGGTTGAAGCTCTTCTGAAGCCGATTGAAGCTTTTCTGTCGCGGCTTGCGCTAGTCGTGACAACAAATCGCGctaccggttgaagctttttttaagctagttgaagatttttgtCGCAACTAGCAGAAGCAAAAGTGTTGGTCGCAACAACAAAATTGCCTGCTAGTTGAAGCTTTTCTGTCGGTCGGTTGAAGCTATCGACGATGTTGGTGTATCATCTGCAGAGGTGTGTTCTAGCCCCCCGTGTCCGTTGTCTCCAGCGCCGGTAAGTGTCGATTGCAGCATGCTCGTGTCCGGGGACCCAAAAACTAAATCCCGACCTGGCCCGAAACAAATAGGAAGTGCACTTTTCCCATTAAATAACCCACTTTAATCATTTTTGGGCATATAAATAATATAGCATAGCTATATATCTATCAAGACCCTATTTTTGACTTATTTTAGGCTTTTAATTTGGGCCGAATCTAGAGCCCGAGCACAGGCCAACCATTAGTCTTCGGGTTTGGGCTGTCGGGCTCTCATCATGCCCAAGTCTTATTTTGGCTGTGTACATCCTAACTATGCAGTCAACCCTTTTGAATTAATAAAATTCATCTTTAATCCAAGAAATCTCTAAAGGCTTGGTTTCACACAACCAAAACCCGAAAAGAACTCATCATGTCACAGCCCTCTACTCAGTTGAGAACAAGAAGGGTCAGAAATTAGTTAGGTTGAGGCTAAGTTTGTGACTGTTGAACTATTAGATTATCTTACAATTTGATGTGAAAATAGCAATAAAAAGGCTAAGTATGTGATTGCTAAACTATGGAATATGTCGTATTAATTTGGTGAGGAAAAACAGTTGTGAAATATTTGAAATTAAGTTATTccaaacacttaaataggcaaataAATAATTCAGTGAATGGATACCGAACTATAAAAATCTATGGTGATGTCACGCTACTCTGTTCtttagggggtgtttgttttcagggacttttttgtgtagggactagaaaaagtccctcttagagacttttttaccaaacgaAAGGgtctttttagggactaaactaggcatttgggactaaataaagaagactctcaaggagagtctttttgggacttttccaataatgcccctccatgcacccattggcccgccaccccatggtgttgtttgattgttatttttctatatactaggggcaacatggtcatttaataacctttaggaagggactagggactttttagtctctggaaacaaacagggagggactttttagggactatggactttttagttgggactagaaaaagtcctaggactagagaaccaaacaccaccttaaTGGCATGACATAATTTGACAGCTACTGGGAGTGAATGCAAGATGCAAGTGAGCAACTTTGGAAGATACTGAATATACATACATGATATAATCGGGTCTGTTATACTGCTACAttgttgaataattatttctcaGTTTATGTGAAAACAAGTTCATCGTTCGGTGGATTGCTTTGCTCACAAAGCTTATTTGAGTCTAAATGCAATGGGaattgatttatttatttattttgctcggtttatttatttattttgactcCCGaactgattttatttttatttcgacTCGGGAACTGAATTTTTGTTTCACTCGAGATCACCAACTTATATGTTTCTAATAAGAATCTCGATGAGCGTTGTTTTGTTACTAGGTACGGAGCCCAGCTTCTTAGACAAGGTCACAGGTACTTCCACGCCAATATAAGCATGGTCAATTTAGTCATCCGTGACCAGCTCAACTCTAGTGAGGTAAGGGGTTCCGAGATATCCACTGCTTTAATCTGGTATCGTTAGCTAAATAAGCATGGCGTCTACTTAATACTCCAGAGTCTTTATGTGCTACTATCTTGAGAGCTAAATATTTTTCGAACAGCGATTTAATGAGTGCAAATCTAAAAAAGGGCTCCTCTTTTACTTGGCAAAGTATCATGGCGGGAGTGAACTGTCTGAAAAAACGGTTATATTTGGCGAGTTGGAAACGGACATAAAATTGATATTTGGAGAGATGCATGGATTCCTAACTGTGCGAATAGAAAAATTATTACTTATAGAAGGGGACAACTACTATCAAAGATCTGTGATCTTATTGACCCAGTCACGAATTCTTGGGATGAAGATCTGGTGAGACAAACATTCTGGCCAATTGATGCACAAAGGGTATTAGCAATTCCACTTCCCATATGTAATATGCCTGACTTTATTGCTTGGAGCCATAAAAAAATGATAAGTTCACTATTTGGAAGAATGGAACCAACAACATGAGAAAAAATTAGAACACGCACACGTAATGGGTAGAACCAATGTCAACCCTATATGGGGTAAGATTTGGAAACTATCCTGCCCGGCAAAAATTAAAATTTTCATATGGCGTACACTGCATGGTACCCTCCCATGCCGAGTTACACTTGCCAACAGACATATAGAAGTTTCACCCATTTGCCCTTCATGCTCGAATGGACCGGAGGATACAAAACATGTCTTGTTTCGGTGTCAGAAGGCGAAAGAAGTTTGGGAAAAATTAGGCCTACAAGAGGTGATCCATAAAGTCTGTGTTGTTGATCACTGAGGGAGAGGCGGTGCTAGAATTCTTACTCCTTATGAAAGATCAAGAATTAAACAT
This window of the Triticum aestivum cultivar Chinese Spring chromosome 5D, IWGSC CS RefSeq v2.1, whole genome shotgun sequence genome carries:
- the LOC123121945 gene encoding uncharacterized protein; the encoded protein is MAERNELTPKEIRSFFFFKTGSIWKRKSTEESCWSHWAGAHVAASKRLFAASTTCSIYIRQHHRILIYHLQQAHLPTQQTKTPLPKQTIPRQDTAQMASQLVESHRAGAEVHKGNDICKKKTVELLEELGLPKGLFPMDDIEEVGHNCETGFVWIVQKKKKEHTFRKINQTVSYDTEVTAFVEKGKIKEVTGVKIEALSLVEVSVDESSADKVTVKTDTGLSDTHDASAFALWE